In Myxococcales bacterium, one genomic interval encodes:
- a CDS encoding methyltransferase domain-containing protein, whose product MSVKRSVEQQFGPAAEDYASFNYHAAGPDLPAMLAAGALSGEERVLDIGSGAGHTALLFATQAREVVASDPTPAMLDQGRRLAAERGLANVSFELTSAESMPFPDASFDRVTSRQSAHHYASVPAALCEVARVLKPGGRFVLIDSFSPDDDEFDSFLNTIELLRDSSHVRDYRVSEWTEMFAKVGFELQELESWDIPLEFEDWVTRSRTPDDDVVALRSCFAEASDRVRKRFSVHGECDWSVPIGLVVGSRADIPHSRSRR is encoded by the coding sequence ATGAGCGTCAAACGAAGTGTCGAACAACAGTTTGGCCCCGCGGCCGAGGACTACGCATCCTTCAACTACCACGCGGCGGGGCCGGATCTCCCAGCCATGCTCGCGGCGGGAGCGCTTTCCGGCGAAGAGCGCGTGCTGGATATCGGGTCGGGGGCAGGGCACACAGCATTGTTGTTCGCGACCCAGGCCCGCGAGGTCGTGGCGTCGGATCCAACCCCGGCAATGCTCGACCAGGGCAGGCGACTGGCCGCGGAGCGAGGCCTTGCCAACGTATCGTTCGAGCTGACATCGGCAGAATCGATGCCGTTCCCGGACGCATCCTTTGACCGCGTGACTTCACGCCAAAGCGCGCACCATTACGCCAGCGTTCCCGCGGCCCTTTGCGAAGTGGCGCGGGTCCTCAAACCCGGGGGACGCTTCGTTCTGATCGACTCCTTCTCGCCCGACGACGACGAGTTCGACAGCTTCCTGAATACCATCGAGTTGCTGCGAGACTCCAGCCACGTCCGGGACTACCGCGTCTCCGAGTGGACCGAGATGTTCGCCAAGGTTGGCTTTGAGCTGCAGGAACTGGAAAGCTGGGACATCCCGCTCGAATTTGAAGATTGGGTGACTCGCTCGAGAACTCCGGACGACGACGTTGTGGCACTGCGCTCGTGTTTTGCCGAAGCTTCCGACCGAGTGCGAAAGCGCTTCAGCGTGCACGGTGAATGCGACTGGTCCGTACCCATAGGGCTCGTGGTGGGGAGTCGGGCCGACATCCCGCATTCGCGGTCGAGGCGATAG
- a CDS encoding fused MFS/spermidine synthase — MRRNVSFSLLLVCFFLSGLAGLIYQTAWTREFAFVFGTSNLAVATVLAAYMAGLAAGAAVAARFAHRITRPLLTYGLLELGVGLSALGVPFAIDGSQALHVALLGGQAALSSTGGLSTALFYLVCSFVILMVPTAMMGATLPLLVRHSVHTEDEIGSKIGLLYSINTAGAVVGTIVAAFLLLPTLGLRQTIYVAAGFNGLVFLAAWALARSAGNRLSTDRALPTRDLPAAGKTAWMLPLIFVSGMVSFTYEVLWVRLLEHMLGGSVYAFSTMLASFLAGIALGAAVASRLGTTRERAASGFAIAQLGIAGLSLVAFSAVDWIPSLTESLRHSGYSKLLVDWVASTLTLFPAAALIGATFPFAVRVMARNEADAGPASARVYAVNTLGSVVGAITAGFFVIPVLGYAGTLIACVALNLMLAIATAWGLVDRRPRRLQIAGAVGLVALVMLPPGQPWKILRYSALARAANQEDTIRYLGVGRAATVLLLESPVQWFLRTNGNPEGRITRPGIPRDQGLVARWLGGLPSLARPEANSLLVVGFGGGLALETVPSLIEQIDVIELEPEVVEANRSLGDLRWRDPLKDPRITVHLNDARNALILTDQRFDAIVSQPSHPWSAGASHLYTQEFFELAQDHLEPEGVFVQWIGLHFVDEPLFRTLLATLGEVFDYVQVYNPAGSAGVLFLASDAPFDMPNSAAQAIAKAPEDFRHLNVYSREDVLASLILDEKGVRELARGAEINRDDHNIIQLRTPRILGRAIGGRIHQLVSLHDPLPALSRDRLDVFYLMSLLKHGRSEQLAESLENPLDIEVAGAIRNAAVRKSETARKALESVLEEDPRHLQARSARLALSKYAIGHGADPADFVQLPLYGAEQAVVSGWIAEVAEDWETLRTLDSALAVISRQHPLSGQASWLQTQWRIAGDEPRLGEEAVEIIDRAISISRWSDRTLLRAQASVLAGDHLAALDSLSKINPRFLANRSKSQEFARRAKSVLLRIPRDPQLERLRIQVDRLLGE; from the coding sequence ATGCGCCGCAACGTATCGTTCTCCCTGCTCCTGGTCTGTTTTTTCCTTTCGGGACTGGCGGGCCTGATCTACCAGACCGCGTGGACCCGCGAATTCGCATTCGTATTCGGGACCTCGAATCTCGCCGTGGCGACGGTGCTCGCAGCCTACATGGCGGGCCTGGCGGCTGGAGCAGCTGTTGCGGCCCGCTTTGCCCACCGGATCACCCGGCCGCTGCTCACCTATGGCCTGTTGGAGTTGGGGGTCGGGCTGAGCGCTCTGGGCGTTCCCTTCGCGATTGATGGCTCTCAGGCGCTGCATGTGGCGCTGCTCGGAGGGCAGGCAGCACTTTCGAGCACTGGCGGACTCTCGACGGCCCTGTTTTATCTGGTTTGCTCCTTCGTAATTCTGATGGTCCCGACCGCCATGATGGGCGCGACCCTACCGCTGCTGGTGCGCCACTCGGTGCACACTGAAGATGAGATCGGCAGCAAGATCGGTCTGCTCTATTCGATCAACACGGCCGGGGCGGTGGTGGGAACCATCGTCGCGGCGTTTCTGCTGCTCCCGACCCTCGGTCTGCGCCAGACCATCTATGTGGCGGCTGGATTCAATGGGCTGGTGTTTCTGGCCGCCTGGGCCCTGGCTCGCAGCGCAGGGAACCGACTTTCGACCGATCGAGCTCTGCCGACCCGCGACCTGCCCGCTGCCGGCAAGACGGCGTGGATGCTTCCGCTGATTTTTGTTTCCGGCATGGTCTCCTTCACCTACGAAGTCCTCTGGGTGCGCCTGCTCGAGCACATGCTCGGCGGCAGCGTCTACGCATTTTCAACCATGCTGGCCAGCTTCTTGGCTGGCATCGCCCTCGGCGCAGCGGTGGCCTCACGGCTGGGCACAACCCGCGAGCGAGCCGCGAGCGGTTTTGCGATCGCTCAACTTGGCATCGCTGGACTCTCCCTGGTGGCCTTTTCCGCAGTGGACTGGATCCCGTCACTGACCGAGAGCTTGAGACACAGCGGCTACTCCAAGCTGCTGGTCGACTGGGTTGCATCGACGCTGACTCTCTTCCCAGCGGCTGCGCTGATCGGTGCCACCTTCCCATTTGCAGTGCGCGTGATGGCCAGGAACGAAGCCGACGCAGGTCCCGCCAGCGCTCGGGTTTACGCTGTGAACACCCTGGGATCGGTTGTGGGCGCAATCACTGCGGGCTTCTTCGTGATTCCCGTCCTCGGCTATGCGGGCACGCTGATCGCCTGTGTGGCCCTCAATCTGATGCTCGCGATCGCCACCGCGTGGGGCCTGGTCGATCGGCGCCCTCGGCGGCTGCAAATCGCCGGGGCGGTCGGTCTGGTGGCATTGGTGATGCTTCCCCCTGGTCAACCCTGGAAGATTCTGCGCTATTCGGCGTTGGCTCGTGCTGCCAACCAGGAGGACACGATCCGCTACCTGGGAGTCGGACGGGCCGCGACGGTTTTGCTGCTGGAATCTCCCGTTCAATGGTTCCTCCGCACCAACGGCAACCCGGAAGGCCGAATAACCCGACCGGGAATACCCCGGGACCAGGGGCTGGTGGCTCGCTGGCTGGGGGGGCTGCCCAGCCTGGCTCGGCCCGAGGCGAATTCGCTGTTGGTCGTCGGCTTCGGGGGGGGCCTGGCGCTCGAGACCGTCCCGTCGCTGATCGAGCAGATCGACGTGATCGAGTTGGAGCCCGAAGTGGTCGAGGCCAATCGCAGCCTGGGCGATCTGCGCTGGCGGGATCCCTTGAAGGATCCCCGAATCACCGTGCACCTGAACGACGCGCGCAACGCCCTGATCCTGACAGACCAGCGCTTCGACGCGATCGTGTCGCAGCCGTCGCACCCCTGGTCGGCCGGCGCATCCCATCTCTATACCCAAGAGTTTTTCGAACTCGCGCAAGACCACCTCGAGCCCGAAGGAGTGTTCGTCCAGTGGATTGGGCTGCACTTTGTCGACGAGCCACTGTTTCGGACTTTGCTCGCCACCCTCGGCGAAGTCTTCGATTACGTCCAGGTTTACAATCCGGCCGGCAGCGCTGGAGTGTTGTTTCTCGCTTCGGACGCTCCCTTCGACATGCCAAACTCCGCGGCCCAGGCGATTGCCAAAGCGCCTGAGGATTTTCGACACCTCAACGTCTATTCCCGCGAGGATGTCCTTGCGAGTCTGATCCTGGACGAGAAAGGAGTGCGTGAACTTGCGCGGGGTGCCGAGATCAATCGAGACGATCACAACATCATCCAGCTTCGAACTCCCAGGATTCTCGGCCGCGCCATCGGAGGGCGAATCCATCAGCTGGTCAGTCTGCACGACCCGCTGCCTGCACTTTCGCGCGATCGGCTGGACGTCTTCTACCTGATGAGCCTGCTCAAGCACGGGCGCAGTGAGCAGCTCGCCGAGAGCCTGGAAAACCCCCTGGACATCGAGGTTGCTGGCGCGATCAGGAACGCAGCCGTGCGCAAGTCTGAGACTGCGCGCAAAGCATTGGAATCGGTGTTGGAGGAAGATCCGCGGCACCTGCAAGCACGCTCGGCGAGACTGGCTCTGTCGAAGTACGCGATCGGTCACGGCGCCGATCCCGCGGATTTCGTCCAGCTACCCCTTTACGGGGCAGAACAGGCGGTGGTCTCCGGCTGGATCGCCGAGGTCGCAGAAGACTGGGAGACATTGCGCACCCTCGACTCTGCGCTCGCTGTGATTTCGCGCCAGCACCCCCTCTCGGGCCAGGCCTCATGGCTGCAAACGCAGTGGCGCATCGCGGGTGATGAACCCCGACTGGGGGAAGAGGCCGTTGAGATCATCGACCGGGCGATTTCGATTTCTCGCTGGTCTGACCGCACGTTGCTTCGAGCCCAAGCAAGCGTCCTGGCCGGGGATCACCTGGCAGCCCTCGATTCCCTCTCGAAAATCAACCCTCGG
- a CDS encoding DUF1232 domain-containing protein: MPLKVTFELSDQDLDYFRGILAEVKSRSDSESSDELISRATAALAELPTEAPEFVIERTEKLRSMIDMVNDKEWRLEGEDRERVVRALAYFADPKDLIPDCVPGIGFLDDAIMIELVVQELEHEIEAYSDFCRMREKKDMILKSGNGGPTNREEWLEARRVQLQQRMQRRRRRRADSDRSQRTRARKSPISLW; the protein is encoded by the coding sequence ATGCCCTTGAAAGTCACGTTCGAACTGAGTGATCAGGATCTGGATTACTTCCGAGGAATCTTGGCCGAGGTCAAGTCGCGATCCGATAGCGAGTCGAGCGACGAATTGATTTCCCGCGCCACCGCCGCACTGGCCGAACTCCCCACCGAAGCCCCGGAATTCGTAATCGAACGCACCGAAAAGCTGCGCTCGATGATCGACATGGTGAACGACAAGGAATGGCGCCTTGAAGGGGAGGACCGCGAACGAGTCGTGCGAGCCCTCGCCTACTTCGCAGACCCCAAGGATTTGATCCCCGACTGCGTCCCCGGGATCGGTTTCCTCGATGACGCGATCATGATCGAGTTGGTCGTGCAAGAGCTCGAGCACGAGATCGAAGCCTATTCAGATTTCTGCCGTATGCGCGAGAAGAAGGACATGATCCTCAAATCCGGCAACGGCGGCCCCACCAACCGCGAGGAGTGGCTGGAAGCGAGGCGGGTACAACTTCAACAGCGGATGCAGAGACGCCGGCGGCGGCGCGCAGATTCAGACCGATCTCAGCGGACGCGCGCACGCAAGTCGCCGATCTCTCTCTGGTAA
- a CDS encoding fused MFS/spermidine synthase, whose amino-acid sequence MRDRSFIIVAACFFLSGFAALIYETAWTREFSFVFGTSELAVATVLAAYMAGLAGGAAVGGRIAVSTHRPLALYAFLELGIGIAALLVPVALWGATQLLIALFGQQSAFGETNPLAISTFYLVTTFVIVMIPTSFMGATLPLLSRQVVSNDAEIGPRIGALYAINTAGAVAGTLTAAFALLPTLGIRGTVYVAVAANVLVFLIVAYLVRSAAVAVAPEPSREDSQVSSRSAPRRMHFILPLILFSGALSFVYEVLWARLLSQLLGGSIYAFTTMLASFLLGIAIGSAGASRLANSPVRALKLFAWAQVGIALLTGAAFAAIDYARTVIQLLGGASHLVVDVTLAMMVLLPAAICIGATFPFAVRILARDADDAGPASARVYSWNTVGAIAGSIGTAFILLPELGFRDTIALGITANLGIGAAALFFAGQKKILLAIPAAAAVLLGLLLPGEPWQVLRTTPLGRSNAPIAGHVDFFEVGRSATVLLTRTSPTEWRLSTNGLPESMVSTPEEPPTKLATAVMLGTIGPLLRPEARSMLVVGLGGGVTVEQIPLNIERIDVIELEEEVVAANRWLGDRRAIDPFADPRVHVHINDARSALFLSDQKFDVIAAQASHPWTGGAAHLYTGEFFGLASDHLNEQGVLVQWIGRAFVDVDLLKTMVGTLLDHFEYVHVYRNILFVASNSPLPDLLDFDALRVHDPDISIRTGLYTQEDFATYLLLDSEASVAFAQNAELTSDDRNLLQMRSPKIGRLSKDEKAQSKRKVNSAFRTHDPLRRFVAEGRLDGVELALALKSQQQVERAFELAKRLDKPKDRETLRLLGIGGSAGRPRLIQYLKKYPGDARVRAQLLRYSFASSTRVEVDQLLPDIDPTPAEQDLIDAMLRSGKSDWQGVQALEKQLAAISPTNALYQEAVFLRANWRIETGDSIHIRNAIEIIDVAYRATRSNRLLLLRSRAAEAMGDPRAAIASLARINLVGTRKKDPGLRNHVRLKLRGIVAEGKDAEWRDRILQTRFRTEVPGAAQSDAMPAAH is encoded by the coding sequence ATGAGAGATCGCTCCTTCATCATCGTTGCGGCCTGCTTCTTCCTTTCTGGTTTCGCGGCCCTGATCTACGAAACGGCCTGGACCCGCGAGTTTTCTTTCGTCTTCGGCACCTCCGAACTCGCGGTCGCGACGGTACTGGCTGCCTACATGGCGGGACTTGCCGGAGGTGCTGCTGTCGGCGGCCGCATCGCGGTCAGCACCCATCGCCCTCTGGCGCTTTACGCGTTCCTCGAATTGGGCATCGGAATCGCAGCGCTCCTGGTACCCGTGGCCCTTTGGGGCGCGACCCAACTGCTGATCGCGCTGTTTGGGCAACAGAGTGCATTTGGCGAAACGAACCCCCTGGCAATCTCTACTTTCTATCTGGTGACAACCTTCGTCATCGTCATGATTCCCACTTCCTTCATGGGTGCCACGCTGCCACTCCTGTCTCGCCAGGTAGTGAGCAACGACGCGGAGATTGGACCACGCATCGGCGCGTTGTACGCCATCAATACTGCGGGCGCCGTAGCGGGTACGCTCACCGCGGCCTTTGCACTTCTGCCCACCCTGGGTATTCGCGGAACCGTCTACGTTGCGGTTGCGGCCAATGTGCTCGTGTTTCTGATCGTCGCGTATCTCGTCCGCAGCGCAGCGGTCGCGGTGGCGCCGGAGCCGAGCCGCGAAGATTCACAGGTCTCGAGTCGATCTGCGCCGCGCCGGATGCACTTCATTCTGCCTCTGATCTTGTTTTCCGGTGCGCTCTCGTTCGTCTATGAGGTTCTCTGGGCGAGGTTGCTCTCCCAACTGCTCGGCGGAAGCATCTATGCATTTACAACCATGCTGGCGAGCTTCCTGCTCGGAATCGCCATCGGCTCCGCCGGCGCGAGTCGGCTCGCGAACTCACCGGTGCGCGCACTGAAGCTCTTCGCCTGGGCCCAGGTGGGTATCGCACTGCTGACCGGCGCCGCTTTCGCAGCGATTGATTACGCCAGAACGGTGATCCAGCTGTTGGGCGGCGCGAGTCATCTTGTCGTCGATGTCACACTCGCGATGATGGTCTTGTTGCCCGCAGCAATCTGCATTGGCGCAACCTTTCCCTTCGCGGTGCGAATCCTGGCTCGCGACGCCGACGATGCCGGCCCGGCGAGCGCCCGGGTCTACAGCTGGAACACGGTTGGGGCGATCGCGGGTTCGATCGGAACCGCTTTCATCCTGCTGCCTGAGCTCGGCTTCCGCGACACGATTGCGCTCGGGATCACCGCCAACCTGGGAATTGGGGCCGCCGCTCTGTTCTTCGCTGGACAGAAAAAAATTCTCCTGGCCATCCCCGCCGCGGCGGCCGTGTTGCTCGGGTTGCTCTTGCCCGGAGAGCCTTGGCAGGTCCTGCGCACTACCCCGCTGGGTCGCAGCAATGCCCCCATCGCCGGACATGTCGACTTCTTCGAGGTTGGCCGCAGCGCGACGGTCCTGCTGACCCGGACCTCACCCACCGAGTGGAGGCTTTCAACAAACGGCCTGCCGGAGTCGATGGTCTCCACGCCAGAAGAACCTCCAACAAAATTGGCGACCGCAGTCATGCTCGGAACCATTGGGCCCCTGTTGCGACCGGAGGCGCGCTCGATGTTGGTCGTCGGGCTGGGCGGAGGCGTGACGGTCGAGCAGATCCCCCTCAACATCGAACGAATCGACGTCATCGAACTCGAGGAGGAAGTCGTCGCGGCCAATCGCTGGCTGGGAGATCGGCGAGCAATCGACCCATTCGCAGACCCGCGCGTACATGTGCACATCAACGACGCGCGCAGTGCGCTCTTTCTGAGTGATCAGAAGTTCGACGTCATCGCAGCGCAAGCATCGCATCCGTGGACTGGGGGCGCGGCGCATCTCTATACGGGAGAATTTTTCGGACTGGCGTCCGATCACCTCAACGAGCAGGGGGTCCTCGTTCAATGGATCGGCAGGGCCTTCGTCGATGTAGACCTGTTGAAGACGATGGTCGGAACCCTGCTCGACCACTTCGAATACGTTCATGTCTATCGAAATATTCTCTTTGTCGCCTCGAACTCTCCTCTGCCCGACTTGCTCGATTTCGACGCGCTTCGTGTGCATGACCCCGACATCTCGATTCGCACGGGGCTCTACACGCAAGAGGACTTCGCCACCTATCTGCTGTTGGATTCCGAAGCAAGTGTCGCGTTTGCTCAGAATGCCGAGCTGACTTCGGACGATCGAAACCTGCTCCAAATGCGGTCTCCGAAGATTGGCCGACTGTCGAAAGACGAAAAAGCCCAAAGCAAGCGCAAAGTCAACAGTGCCTTTCGCACCCACGATCCACTCCGACGTTTTGTCGCGGAGGGCAGGCTCGATGGGGTCGAGTTGGCGCTGGCGCTGAAGTCCCAACAACAGGTTGAACGCGCTTTCGAACTGGCCAAGCGCCTCGATAAACCGAAGGATCGCGAGACTCTTCGACTGTTGGGAATTGGGGGATCGGCGGGTCGCCCCCGACTCATTCAATACTTGAAGAAGTACCCGGGTGATGCCAGGGTTCGAGCGCAATTGCTCCGGTACAGCTTCGCTTCCTCGACAAGGGTCGAGGTCGATCAACTACTGCCCGACATCGACCCCACCCCCGCGGAACAAGATCTCATTGACGCGATGCTGCGCAGTGGAAAAAGCGATTGGCAGGGAGTCCAGGCTCTGGAAAAGCAACTTGCAGCCATTTCCCCCACCAACGCGCTCTACCAAGAAGCCGTATTTCTCCGAGCCAACTGGCGAATCGAAACCGGAGACTCCATCCACATCCGGAATGCGATCGAGATCATCGACGTCGCCTATCGCGCTACGCGATCGAATCGGCTGTTGCTGCTGCGCTCCCGAGCGGCGGAGGCGATGGGCGACCCGCGGGCTGCGATCGCATCCCTGGCGCGCATCAACCTCGTGGGAACTCGAAAAAAGGACCCGGGACTGCGCAATCACGTCCGATTGAAATTGCGGGGCATTGTCGCTGAAGGCAAAGACGCCGAGTGGCGCGATAGAATTTTGCAAACTCGTTTTAGAACTGAAGTCCCTGGCGCTGCCCAGAGCGATGCGATGCCTGCGGCCCACTAG
- a CDS encoding PilZ domain-containing protein: MEDDQIDKDSSLILILCDEKLERLYALQFCEIAEDHSLEFRFVSDPKLFLLLCLQNPPAVGLVDLAALIRGKTEGMNKLFAIRSVWPVLRSRIGSDGSAEIMRMSPPLKGPFQEAIIDILDGGSAWENAIESRMYLRCPVTCRARLRVAGSDDEWSRVNIKDLSRGGCLVVASTPPATGTRIEIEVCDLPGGSAVLDAEIVWSCQWEDSPDVPQCGVRFVQESFPEILHNALGDPTFAKLL; the protein is encoded by the coding sequence GTGGAAGACGATCAAATCGACAAGGATTCGAGCCTGATTCTGATCCTGTGTGATGAGAAACTGGAACGACTCTACGCGCTGCAGTTTTGCGAAATAGCCGAAGATCATTCACTCGAATTTCGCTTCGTCAGCGATCCCAAATTGTTCCTGCTCCTGTGCCTGCAAAACCCTCCGGCAGTTGGGTTGGTCGACCTGGCTGCGTTGATCCGTGGCAAGACCGAAGGCATGAACAAGCTCTTCGCCATTCGCAGCGTGTGGCCTGTGCTGCGAAGCAGGATCGGCTCCGATGGCAGCGCAGAAATCATGCGCATGAGTCCGCCGCTAAAGGGGCCATTCCAGGAAGCGATTATCGACATCCTGGACGGGGGATCTGCGTGGGAGAACGCAATTGAATCGAGAATGTATCTGCGCTGCCCGGTGACCTGTCGCGCTCGCCTGCGTGTCGCCGGAAGCGACGACGAATGGAGTCGCGTCAACATCAAAGACCTTTCCCGGGGCGGCTGTCTTGTCGTCGCATCCACTCCCCCCGCAACAGGGACGCGAATCGAGATCGAGGTTTGCGATCTACCGGGGGGTAGCGCCGTTTTGGATGCGGAGATCGTCTGGTCCTGTCAATGGGAGGACAGCCCTGATGTCCCGCAGTGTGGGGTGCGATTTGTCCAGGAGTCGTTTCCCGAAATACTTCACAATGCGCTGGGCGATCCCACCTTCGCGAAACTTCTGTAG
- a CDS encoding sulfatase-like hydrolase/transferase: MIITLDTTRADALGAYGQSFATSPSFDRMAKEGTLFEDVMTSSPETVPAHATIFTGKYPFAHGVRGNAGYVLSDDHLTLAEVLKSAGYVTGAEVAAIVMREETQISQGYSTVRGPHSEGARLKSLFRERDGEIKAEVTMVRDGSDITDSGIRFVRQHRNDKFFLWLHYFDAHAPYQAPPPFSVEISDSPYHAEVAYQDSQMGRFIEELEKLGLRDNTLVIVTADHGEGLLEHGERTHSYFIYDTTMRIPMIFWGLPEVSGGKRIESLVRSVDIAPTALDLLRLYPLDDIDGVSLAPLLGEAHSALDLTAYGEASRVVSTFNISPLRFVREGRWKYIHKVNPELYDVKTDPDELNNRIAAEPDVAARLHAKLELILGAAPAKSMASVDELTHQVELQLRALGYVEVAGGKSFASEGESLEVFGEDPTTKTEDMDLIAFAVGAIVAKKFEAALEWAEPFLRRNPDSSLATNLLSESYEGAERWTDAIPLLRRSLEFNPQDLRIKERMVTALAAEGRNQDAIAELFILNLERVCHEETVSMLNRLLHVERRFEEQRDVISAAVSDCPEISSNVNNYAWLLATIPDPGLRDGAKAVGLIRQAIANLGKRDPAYLDTLAAALAEQGRFEEAIQIETEVIEKLKAAGASSAVVRDFENNRDSYRSELPMRDPPV, from the coding sequence GTGATCATTACCCTCGACACCACCAGGGCTGACGCTCTGGGTGCCTACGGTCAGTCATTCGCGACCTCGCCAAGTTTCGACCGGATGGCCAAAGAAGGCACGCTGTTCGAAGACGTCATGACTTCGAGCCCCGAAACCGTTCCCGCCCACGCCACCATCTTCACCGGAAAATATCCGTTCGCTCACGGAGTGAGGGGCAACGCGGGCTACGTCCTTTCAGATGATCATCTCACCCTGGCCGAGGTCCTGAAATCCGCTGGCTATGTGACCGGGGCAGAGGTCGCGGCGATCGTCATGCGGGAAGAAACCCAGATCAGTCAGGGCTACTCGACGGTGCGAGGTCCCCACAGTGAAGGGGCGCGATTGAAGTCTCTGTTTCGCGAACGCGACGGGGAGATCAAGGCCGAGGTCACCATGGTGCGGGATGGTTCCGACATCACCGACAGCGGCATCCGATTCGTGCGCCAGCATCGAAATGACAAGTTCTTCCTTTGGCTTCACTACTTTGACGCACACGCACCCTACCAGGCACCTCCTCCATTCAGCGTAGAGATATCCGATAGTCCCTACCACGCGGAAGTGGCATACCAAGATTCTCAGATGGGACGCTTCATAGAGGAATTGGAGAAACTCGGGTTGCGCGACAACACGCTCGTGATCGTGACGGCCGATCACGGCGAAGGTCTGCTCGAGCACGGCGAACGCACGCATAGCTACTTTATCTACGACACAACGATGCGCATTCCCATGATTTTCTGGGGCCTTCCGGAAGTGTCCGGCGGCAAGCGGATCGAGTCCCTCGTGCGCAGCGTGGACATTGCCCCGACTGCTCTCGATCTCCTCAGGCTCTATCCGCTGGACGACATCGACGGGGTGTCGCTTGCACCGTTGCTGGGCGAAGCGCATTCGGCTCTCGATCTCACGGCGTATGGAGAAGCGAGCCGCGTCGTGTCGACGTTCAATATTTCGCCACTGCGTTTCGTTCGGGAGGGGCGCTGGAAGTACATTCACAAGGTCAATCCCGAACTCTACGATGTCAAAACAGACCCCGATGAACTCAATAATCGGATCGCCGCCGAGCCCGATGTTGCGGCACGACTCCACGCGAAACTCGAATTGATTCTCGGCGCAGCGCCTGCAAAGAGCATGGCTTCCGTCGATGAACTGACGCACCAGGTGGAATTGCAGCTTCGGGCCCTGGGCTATGTCGAGGTCGCGGGTGGCAAGTCGTTCGCGAGTGAAGGCGAATCCCTCGAAGTATTTGGCGAGGATCCGACGACAAAAACTGAAGACATGGATCTCATCGCTTTTGCAGTTGGGGCCATCGTCGCAAAGAAGTTCGAAGCTGCACTCGAGTGGGCCGAGCCGTTTTTGCGGCGAAATCCCGACAGTTCTCTGGCGACGAACCTTCTGAGCGAGAGTTATGAAGGTGCCGAGCGATGGACTGACGCAATTCCCCTGCTGCGTCGAAGCCTGGAGTTCAATCCCCAGGATCTCCGTATAAAAGAAAGGATGGTGACCGCACTCGCGGCCGAAGGCAGGAACCAGGATGCGATCGCCGAATTATTCATCCTGAATCTGGAGCGTGTATGTCACGAAGAGACGGTCAGCATGCTCAATCGATTGCTTCACGTCGAGCGGAGATTCGAGGAGCAACGGGACGTGATCAGTGCTGCCGTTTCGGACTGTCCTGAGATTTCGAGCAACGTCAACAACTATGCCTGGCTCCTCGCCACAATTCCCGACCCGGGCTTGCGCGACGGTGCCAAGGCAGTTGGATTGATACGGCAGGCAATCGCGAACCTCGGAAAGCGCGACCCCGCTTATCTCGACACCTTGGCCGCTGCCCTGGCGGAACAGGGTCGATTCGAAGAGGCGATCCAGATCGAGACAGAGGTCATCGAGAAATTGAAGGCGGCCGGTGCATCGAGCGCGGTCGTGCGAGATTTTGAAAATAATCGCGACAGCTATCGATCCGAATTGCCAATGAGAGATCCACCGGTCTGA
- a CDS encoding DUF1232 domain-containing protein, translated as MTTESSIKVSFELTKRDIKYFRERLKRTRTNRSDQDEAQLIKSASTLVQRAIEAESPDFVRIRLKTLEKLVEMVRDTEWRLEGRDRARVLDALAYFADPEDLIPDRIPGIGYIDDAIMIELVARELKHEIKSYDDFCAFRGQRGKKIDDEKLEVRRQSLQRRMRRRRRSDTERMRTTSIKSPFRLW; from the coding sequence ATGACAACCGAATCCTCGATCAAAGTCAGCTTCGAACTCACGAAACGCGACATCAAGTATTTTCGCGAACGCCTCAAGCGCACGCGCACGAATCGCAGTGATCAAGACGAAGCACAGCTGATCAAGAGCGCCTCGACCCTGGTACAGAGGGCCATCGAGGCCGAGTCGCCCGACTTCGTGCGCATTCGCCTCAAGACCCTCGAAAAACTGGTCGAGATGGTACGAGATACCGAGTGGCGCCTCGAAGGTCGTGACCGGGCCCGGGTGTTGGATGCACTGGCATATTTCGCGGATCCAGAGGACTTGATCCCCGATCGCATTCCCGGCATCGGATACATCGACGATGCGATCATGATCGAGTTGGTCGCCCGAGAACTCAAGCACGAGATCAAGTCCTATGATGACTTCTGCGCATTTCGAGGCCAACGCGGCAAGAAGATCGACGACGAAAAACTCGAAGTGCGGCGGCAATCGCTTCAGCGCAGAATGAGACGACGACGACGAAGCGATACAGAGCGCATGCGCACAACTTCGATCAAATCGCCATTCAGACTTTGGTAA